From the genome of Tripterygium wilfordii isolate XIE 37 chromosome 6, ASM1340144v1, whole genome shotgun sequence:
GGAGACCATGTCGGTGTGTATGCCGATAATTGTAATGAAACTGTTGAAGAGGCGGCACGGTTATTGGGTCAACCTTTAGATATGCTGTTTTCTGTCCACACTAACAATGAAGATGGAACATCTCTTGGAAGCTCATTACCGCCTCCTTTCCCTGGTCCTTGCACACTACGCACTGCATTGGCACAATATGCAGATCTCCTTAATGCTCCTAAAAAGGTACGATTCAGATCTTTTTTTCCGCTCTTTATGCCAccccttttcatgtttttacatCTTTTGGATAGTTGATTTTCAGACATCTTATTAATTTATGTTGTCAGGCTGCATTGATTGCTTTGGCTGCTCATGCCACTGAACCTAGTGAAGCAGAACGACTTAAGTACTTATCCTCGCCTCAGGGGAAGGTTGGAAATCCTTTTGCCCTTCTCTCACTCTTTCAATGCCTCTCTAATCCTTTTGCAAACTTATTGAGATTTTCTCtgtctccccttttctttttccaggAAGAGTATGCTCAGTGGGTTGTTGGAAGTCAGAGATGTCTTTTAGAGGTAATGCAAGAGTTCCCATCGGCAAAACCTCCCCTTGGTGTATTTTTTGCAGCAGTTGCCTCGCGCTTACAGCCACGATACTACTCCATCTCATCCTCACCTAGGTGATTCATTTTTCTTGCCATTAAGTATTCTAATTCAAATGATATAATTTCTGGagctctgaaatttttttttgccttacTATAATATCTGCAGATATGTCCCCAATAGAGTTCATGTTACCTGTGCTCTGGTATATGGCCCCACTCCCACTGGTAGAATTCACAAAGGAGTGTGTTCAACATGGATGAaggttgtctctctctctctctctctctctctctctctcttcctgcacctcctTTTTTACTACTTATAGTTTCGTCTCTACATGGGGACACAACCTGGGTTCTTGTTGTGTGTAACCATTTTTTTGACCAAATATTCAGAACGCAGTTCCTCTGGAGAAGAGCCACGACTGTAGTTGGGCTCCTATTTTTATTAGGCAATCAAATTTCAAGCTACCAGCTGATCCTTCAATTCCAATTATCATGGTGGGACCTGGTACTGGGTTTGCACCTTTTAGAGGATTTCTTCAGGTCTGAtattattttctcattttgtgcatCTTCACCTATCTATATGAAATTAAGAAACTCaaacacattgattctttgtaaGGAACGAATGGCTCTGAAAGAAGATGGTGCTCAACTTGGTCCTGCTCTCCTCTTCTTTGGATGTAGAAGTCGTCAAATGGTTGGACTCTTTGACGTTTAATTCCTGATTATTATTTCTAAAACAATGTTAGGCTTGACGATTTTAGTTTTTCGTTTATTTTTAGGATTTCATATACGAGGATGAGCTCAATAATTTTGTCGAAGAAGGTGTGTTATCTGAGTTGATTGTTGCATTCTCGCGGGAGGGGGCAGAAAAAGTATATGTTCAGCATAAAATGATGAACAAAGTAAGGTttagtatttataatttataaatactgACATTGTTGTTATCAAGCCTAATACGATATCCATTATGGCGTCAATTATTTTCCATGTTCAGGCAGCAGAGATATGGAGTATAATCTCTCAGGGTGGATATTTTTATGTTTGTGGTGATGCCAAGGGTATGGCAAGAGATGTTCATCGAACTTTGCACACCATTGTTCAAGAGCAGGTATTAATTAAAACTCccatcctctctctctttctcccctattCATTTTGTAACAATTGAAAGCATGCTGCCAATGGATTTTTAAGTGtttttcttcctctccctcCTCTTCCCCtattattttcttaaatttGGATAAACctgatttattcatttttgtgcttgggCGCCACCCCATTGGTGCCCTTTTTAACGAGAATTTTCTTGTGttttatgaaaaaaagaaaaaaaaaagaaggaagaaggtaTGTTGCCTTTCTTGTGTAATTATCTAAGTTTATTAACTGTTTGATGATTTGGCGTCGGTAAAGCTCACCTGTCCTTTCCTGTCTGTATCATttgtgtttcatttttcaattttgcaTCTCTCTTGTGCATAATTTTCAGGGAAACATGGACTCATCAAAGACGGAGTCTATGGTGAAGAAACTCCAGATGGAAGGAAGATATCTTCGAGATGTCTGGTGATAGCATGGTGTTCACCTTTTCCTGAATCCTTGATATAGATGTGGATTTTGATATTCTTCCGGCTCAAGCTTCGACTGGTTCATCTCTTTCCTTGGAAGATGTAGCCTTAAATTGTGGTACAGTGGTGAGAACTTAGACACGGCTTCCTTCAGTCGGTTAAACCGTTAAGTAGGTGTTGGTCTACCTTTTCCCTCGTAATATGGGAGAGGGGGAATATTTAATAGAAGCATCATTTTAAGGGTACAGGACAATAATTTAAAACCAAATAGTGAACAGCATGTCTTGTTGCAATTAGATTCATAGATGGTtttgaagtgtttttttttttgaatttgttttcatgaaCTTTCTAAGGGAACGATGGTGTTCTTGAATAATTTTTGCCTTTTCGTTTGTGggaatttaaaatatttaattaattatcttttcttttgtgaagtttaCTTTTATTCCAATTGTTATTAAGGTTAAGAATTTGATTTTATATCATTTGATGAGCAATGGCCGTCTGGGTCAATCTGCTAAGTTTCCGACTTTCCTCCCTCCTCTCTTACAATAGCATGTAAATATCTTTAAATTGCATTTTAAAAActaggagagagagagtaatttcaatttctccgaaggagaaaaaaagaggACAAAGTGAGGAGCTGTATGTACTCTCTCGGATACACGTACttatatacaattttttttttgataatcgacCATCCAGTTCTGTCCAGCATGTGGTGGGACACCTGAATAGGCGTAATCAGAATAATTGCATTACGCTTGTAACGGGTAACTTATATACAAATAGTTAAAAATGATGTCGGAATAAGCATAATTAGAATAATTCGTCCCATGCTGAAATAATTCTCACTATGCTGGAAATGATGTCCGAATAGGCATAATCAGATGTTGGTAACATGTAATTTATATACAAATAGCTAATAATGATGTCCGAATAGGTATAACCAGAATGATTCATACCACACTAGAAATATTCGCACCATGTTGAAAATGTTGTTTAGAGAATAGGTGTAATTAGAAAAATTGGCACCACATTGGGAACAAGTACCTTGGGGCATCTCCAAGGGGATTGTAAATGGGGTTGTAAAACCCTTAACTGTCAAAATACAACTCCAATCCTTGAAAAGTTCGGTGCTAGATTTAGCACCCaattgaagagagagaagagagatgtAAATCTTGGAGGGAAAGGAAAAGTGGCAGTTAGAAAGTCCAACAACTAGTAAATATAGATCTGGTACCCAGGGATTCAAGCATGGATTATGGAAGCTGTTGATCTGCTTCTCTTCAACTTCGTGCAATCCACTATGGAGACGAAGGACAGGGACGAAGTACAGACAAAGAGTGAGGGGTTATGGGCTCTCTTAATGTATACTTGGGCTTGGGTTATGGGCTCTCTTAATGTATAGGCTTGGATTCATGaataatgactattttaatgtgtATAATGAGCATTTACAAAGCATTACCAAGATTATTGGGCTCGAGTTTAATGACAATAATCATATGAATTCGATTTAAATTGAATGGGTTTGGATTAAAATTAGTTTTACCACTCCAATTACAACCCTCCCCTTGGAACACAATAATTTTACAACCgtactttttcactttttggggtGCTAAACACAAGGATAGCACCCCATTTTTACATTCCTCCCTTGGAGGagctcttatatatatatatatatatatatatatatatatatatatatatatatatatatatatattataaatagcTAAAAATGGTATCATGAAAGAGAGAGAACGATTAATATTTCCACACAAATTTTGAAGGAAACCATCAAAAGTATTTGTCGTCACCTAACATGGGTGTGATTGattgaaataataataataataataataatagaggTTATATTCTCAATAACAGAGGCGAACTGCATCGCTGCAAGACCGAAGTAAACCTTCATCGGAACAAAATTTGCACCGTCCATATCCCATTGACCACCCTAAATTTTGGTTTTATCAGCGGTCCACAACGCATCAGGAAACAAGGAGATTGCTCCCTTCACTCCGCTAATTTGGCCTCTCTCTCCCCTCAAAACCCTGGCTAGGGTTTTTCTACcgattttgatttttctgcaGCAGTGGTTTCTGCAGGGATTTCCTTGATTTTTTAGGTttagttttatgtaatttcacaACAAGTGCGACTACTATGACTGAGATACCGGCCAAGAAGCAGAAGGGGCTAATCAGTGAAGGAGATATCTTCACTCTCTTGCAAAGGTTTGGCTTTCTGTTTTGAAGCATATTTCATCCCTTTGCttcgattttgattttgattttgattacttgctagttgcttGTTAATTTGGGGGTATATGTGTATCTGTGTAAAAACATCTTTTCTGTGTACTTGAGCAGGTACAGTGCTACTGCTTTGCTGGCATTGCTTCAAGAGGTAGCGCAGTCTCCGGAAGTGAAAATTGATTGGGAGGCATTGGTTAAGAAGACATCTACGGGGATCTCTAATGCAAGGGAGTACCAGATGCTATGGCGGCATTTAGCTTATTGTCATCCTATGCTCGATAAATTGGACGATGTGGCTCAACCTTTGGTCAGTGCTGAAcatgtttttaattttgttatctttattttttaatcatttatgaAGATGAATATCAGGAGACTTTTTCAAGGAATTTTAttgaaagagaaaggaaaacacCAACAAAGTGACCGTCATTTGCGCAATTACCCTTTCATCAACTAAAAAACAGTAGTTCATGCTTTTCTTTTGGTGGTTATAGGCTAATCTTTATTGTAATTGTTATAAAATGTATTATTATGCCGTTTACTGTTAAGGGATATAATTTGGTACTGTTTGAATTGTTTTGTACATGTGATTGACACTCAAACAAATGTGTCATCTAGTTGTGATAATAACTTATACTCATTTGAATGCCTGTTTCTAAACCACAGAGAGTATAACCTTTTATTCTGGTGaaagcacacaaatttgaaattattaCTTTGCAGGATGATGATAGTGATCTAGAATATGAAGTAGAAGCTTTCCCTGATGTTAGTAGTGAAGCTTCGACAGAGGCTGCAGCATGTGTCAAGGTATTGAGATCAATGTCATTTTGAAGATAATAATgcattttttggaaaatttagagAAATCCTTGATGCATTGACTTTATGATGTAACTTACTTTTGTTGGAGTATTCCTTAGTATAGTTCCTCCACACCTCTGTTTTTTTTATGTTGATTTTCAAATGGCTCTTTGTTCTTTCTCAATTGCTTATACGCTTATTCCAATTCGAACAACTTGTATAAGATATATTAAGATATATCCTTTGCAACACGGGTAAATAAACTTACTTCTGGTTCTCATTTACCTTACTACCAATGGAAAACTTAGTtagtttgtttaatttttccttAAGGAAGATGAATTAAATGCTCAATTATCTTTCaagttaaaatttaaatttcaacATAGCACACTTTAAGAGAATGTCGTGGAGCAGGATGGTATCTAGTTAGAGGTTGGAGTTGCcccataattaattattaggaAAGCAAGTGGTGGAGCTAATACAATACGTTTATTTGTGTTTAGAATGGTAGAAGGGTATTTGGACACTGTTTTAGTTTGATGTTAGGATGGAAGTAAGGAACATAGTTCCGGGTGAAAATATTGCTAATCAGGATGAAATGACGACTCTTCAGTGTCTGTACAGACAGTACCTATTAATAGACAAGCCAGATTTTCACGatgtttcttttattatttaggGTTTGTTGAATAGGTTGAATTATTGTTTAAAGTATGTGAAGTTGGAGTTCCAAGTATTGAAGGACTTCAAATCTCAAATCAACTCGATAATCTTTGCCATAGAAATTTCACATTACTCACAAGTACATAACTATTGAAGGCAACCATCATCAAATATTATTTCCCAAACATCTTCAAGTTGCCTAAATGGACGCGTAAGAAAAATTGGTTGGAATGAAGAAGTGGATTCTTTTGTGCCATTCGTCCCAGTTTAAAGTCTTGCTCTCATCTAATCCTATAATGTCCATGTACTTTTGGAATacaatttagttttgaaaagaTTGCCTCCTGCATTGGGTTGTTTTGGTCAGGTGCTGATTGCTTCAGGTTTTCCAAGGGATTCTAGTCTCTCAGACAGCTCCACAGTTGAGGCTCCATTAACTATAAATCTACCTAATGGCCACTGCCAGTTACCTAGAGCTACTTCAGATACAACGCAACCTGCTGGTCCAATGCCAGGGGTGAACATCACCATTCCAGTTTCTGTTCAGAAACAGCCCCTACCTACAGTGCCATCTGCTGGAGTTTCAGATTTAAACAGAACAGGGATCCGTGGTTCAAAAAGGGCAAGAAAACAATGGTCAAAAGAAGAGGACAATGAACTGATGGAGGCTGTGAGGAAATGTGGTGaagggaattgggcaaatattATCAGAGGAGATTTCAATATTGATAGAACTGCCTCACAACTATCTCAGGTTTATACTCTCTCTTTCTTGTGCCAATATAGTCTTTAACTTGAAgtgacttcttttttttttgtctagtcCTGCCATATGTTCATCCATCATACGCATGTGTTATGCAAACAACATATGCTATTTCACATTCATTCTCTTTCTACATAGGGTTGAACAAATGAATTGGGATGAATTGGTTGTTGGTGTTTGGTTGGTAGACGTGTTGTTGTATTGCCTCATCCTCGTATAACTGTTGAAAAGATGTTATTCATTAAGGAAATTGGGTTTGATGATCAAACCCATCTAGTAATGGTTATTGCAGGAATCTTACAAGAAAGTGTTTTTATTCtgtaacaaattaaaattgTCGAGAGAAAAACATGCTTTATCGTCATCATATAtccaggtgggtgtttttgtaGTATAACACCTTTTGAAAACAGTAAGTTTGAAATCTTGGCaaattttctatttgttttctagaagtaaaaaaaaaataatattcttaAAAGCAAAATAATTACCTTTTGCTTCAAAAAGTTTACGCTTTTATTCATGTACAAAACCGTGGCCTCTGAATTTTTACCTTTGAAAAGAAGTGCTATTTTATTGATGCCTAGAAGTGTGAATGGAGATGACAATGCTGCATGAAGCAAAGGAAATTACTCTTCAGTTTTGTTGAATTGATACTTTACCCAGGGTGTTTCATGAATAGAAGATTAGGGTGGTGCTTTGAAGATTAGGATCGATGCTTTGAAGATCCGTGGGTGTTTCACCTATTGCATATTAAGATGGCACCCTACTTTCTCAATATTCTTCCAACGTACATAGACTAGTTCAGTTTCAGTCGGAACTTCTAATATGATCTAGTATGACACCTCCAATGAATCTTAGCTAATTTGAACCTTCCCACTTCTAAACTTCTTAAAACGTTAAGAAATCTCCTCAACCATCTAAATCTGACTCTTGAAAAGCATATTGGAGATCAAATTCAAATGGATACCATTTCTGCCCCCTCCAAAAGTCCAAATaacttgtctctctctctctaatacaACTATAGGAGGTAAGTCGGTCTTTTGCCCCACTTAACATGCATTGAGCTGTTTGGACATGTATTGTGCCTACTGCTATGTTAGCCAGTTTTGAACAGTATATCACAGTCACTAAGATCAGTGCATCCAAGTCCAATGTTAGATATGAATAACGTTATGTCATTTTTATGTATTTATATGAACAAGTAAAATAGCACCGGCTTGCTGGTTTTTTTGGGTGCATTTCCGGCTTACCGGTTATACCTTTGGAATTCGTATTTATCTGTTTAGTCATATAACAGAAAATCCGCTGTCATCTTATTGAGTAAGGATGTCTGGGTTTCACCCAGTTCTCCTGGGTGCAAATCCCGGCAACAGAATTTGTTTTGTCGGCCAATTATATCGATTATCATGGATATGTGAATTTCTTAGTAGGTTTTCAGTGTTTATTTTTCTAACTGGGCCAGTGGATTCTTTAAATCATGTAATTGGAATTGTCACAATAATAAAACTTGATTCAACTCTCAAATTTATTTGGCACCTAATTGCAGAGGTGGGCCACTATCAGGAGGCGCAAAGGAAACTTGAGCAATGGAGTCAACTCAAACGGCTCACAACTTTCTGAGGCTATGAAAGCAGCCCGCCATGCCCTGGATATCCCTGAAAAAATGAACTTAATGGCAGCTACAAATAACTCTGGTGATTCTCTTCTTCATGTcatacctttttcttttttttttccttttgtctaATTATTGAGAAGTGCTTTATTGGTTGAACAAACTACCAAGGCTGAGAGCTAGACTGTTGAAAAacgtgataaattttgaattcttTTACTTCAATGACGGATGATTCTTTCATTCCGCCTTGTTTCACTTTATTTTTTCCCTACTAAATACAAATGGTTTCTTCTTGAATAAGGGACAGCTGGGACATCTTTGAACTCGTCGTCTCATAAATCTGGGCCTGCAACGACCATTGCTGAAGCTTCTCCTGGCAGTGGCTGCTCTACACATGCCCAAGGCCAATCTCAACAAGGTGCTGTTCTGGCAAAATTATCTTCTGGGGGACCAGCTGCTTTTGCAGCAAAATCACAAGTAACTACAAAGTTGTCATCTCCAAAATCTAATCATGGCTCAGACTCAATACGAGCCACTGCTGTTGCTGTTGGGGCTCGCGTTGTCAGTCCGTCGGATGCTGATTCACTTATGAAGGCTGCCAAGGCAAAGAACGCAGTTCATATCATGTCTGCCACCCGGGCAGCTCAAGTTTCCACCTATCCTACTGCCCCACCAAGTGCTTCACGCCCTGCTCCAGCAAAAGGTGCCCCATCAGCAGCTGCTGCCACATCAATGAGCATGCCATCTGAACAGATTAACCCTGCCACCTCCAGTATGACCTCCAAACTTCAAACAAAGCCCCAAACTGCAGAGGAGAGAAAAGTTTGTGGAGCAAGCAAACTAACCGAAGGGAAAGTTTTGGACGATGGACTTTGTCTCTCTCGGGGTGAACCAAGTAAGGAAGTACAAGAGGTGAAACCGGACTTGCCAAGTTCAGAAACAGAACTCAGAAGTCAAGCAGCTCAGCCTGAGAACCCTAATAGTTCATCAGACACAGAGATGGCAGAGTGTAAACAAGAAGAGGTCACTGTCAAGCGACACGAAGAGAGTCCAAATACAAATGTTGATGATGTGAAGGGTTCCCCTGTTAAAGGTGAAATTCAATCTACAATGCAGGAGAATAGTAATGATAATTGCTTCATCGACAAGCGGGTGGATTTGCCTAGCACTGTGGCCGATGGCTGCAGTGAAAAGCAGGTTGTTTTAGGTAAAGCAGAGGCTGGCTGTCAAGTGTAGGAGAAGAAGGATTTGCGTATACCTATGGAGTTCCCTTTGTTCTTACTCTGTTTCTGTTTTGCTGGCTTGTTCTAGGAATTTGTGTAGTGCCAATTATATATAATCTTGTGGTAAATAGTAAaatgatttcttcttccttatttattttttttttaaattcttttcCCCGTTAAGGTATATACTTGATATTGAATATTGAATGAATAACATGATAATGTAAGTGACGAGTATAATGtatcaatttaaaatttatgagaaattaaatataaaacttTCCCTTTTTAAAAAATGCATGGAGCAGATAAATAACTGACATAATTAAACTGAATTCGGGGTCCTAAGAACGTAATGTTTAGCATAACAaattcaacaatatatttttgttggaagcaaacaaaattcaaatacatcacgatcaaaatatcaaatgttTTGCGTTTAAATTCAACGGTCTAAAATTGCTTCGATTTTCAAGTTTATATCGAACGGTCTAAGATTGTTTCGATTTTCGAGTTTATATTCGACAGTCTGGAATTGTTATGTCCGATGAGAGAATCTGTGAATAATGCATAGTTCCTCCCAAATCCAATTAAACTTGTCTCAATTTTTCAGACCAACATGGCAAGCCAAGGACCCTAGTGCGTAGACTCACTCTATGGAAGCATTTTAACTAGTGTTTTGTTGAGCTTGTCAAAGTAGGCAGCATATAACATGGCGAAGTATCCTCCCCCTTCCCACCCATCTCAATCTCCAGCTCATAATTTCATTGAGCTTTCTAACAGAATTGTATTTTCTTCAAAGCTCATCtgatttcattcattcattcctcCATATGCATCATCATCAAATGATCATCATGGTTTATGATCTAATGGGTTGTATCATCAATCTTACATGTTGAGGAGAAGAGGGAGATAATGTTGCACAGAGCAGCAAGCAATGCATATTCATGGTGGTGGGCAAGCCATATTAGGACAAAACAGTCCAAATGGCTGGAACAAAACCTACAAgacatgtctttttttttaaccagTCTGGTTTCTTAGTTCGTCTTATTAACTCCTTCATTgtccatataaaaaaaaatcaattttctgATGATTTGGTTGTGATTGGGACTAGTTCTGCTCTATTTTATTGTCTGTTCCTCATTTTTCTGGTCTATTAGATTAGATTTGCCATAAACTGGAGAAAAAAGAATTTTCATTCTTGGTTTGAGACTGTCACCCACCCACATCGCTTAGATATGGCCTAGTGACCCACTACATAATGGGCACCCTCTCCCTCGACTGTTCATTCTATTTGCACTACCAATTGCAATTATTTACAAGAAGATGAAGCACAAGGCAATGACCACCTTCTATATGTACGGATGATATATTTACATGAAAGAATGGCTACCACACACAACACACTTTTTTCCCCTCCCTGTTTTCATCTCCAACATATGCCAGCAAACGCTTTATCACACAATGGTTTCCGTCCCGGTCGTGGAGAGTGAGAAGGGGAAGACACCAACCGGTCCTCCTAGCGAAGTCTTCCAAGAAGCATCTACAAAAACATGTTATCTTGGCACCAATGCGGCTGTTGTAGATTCGCCCTCTGCCGCTTCTGCTCCTTGTACATTAACACAAGCTTCTGCCATTTTTGCTCTTCATACGGTATTATTATCAGCTTGGAGCCAATGGTTGCAAGTCCTATGCTACCAACAAAATACCACACCAGCCAGCCCCtctttttgctttgttttgttctttttttcctttttttttgtcgatACCGAAGACTGGATTATATTTCATCTTCACATTTTACTTTCAATGTTAACGCAACAGGACAGGTCCTCACAGAAGATGCAGCAGCAGCCCAAAAGACCCAATTTGCCTCTGTTAGCTATCCTGAATATCAGATGTTCTGAAGGGAAGAAAGCCACTCTTCCATATATTTCTTGCGCTCTGCATATAACAGCCCAGATTAGCTATTAGGGTAAGGTTTACCTAGTAAATAATCAGGAATAAGAAATTACAATGATTCATGATTGGACACATTCCAAGTATGCATGGAAAAATCAGATGTGTACAAAACTAAGTTATAGATGCAAGCGAGTTCACCCAAATGTCCAAATAGGAAGTTCAAAAATCTTCCCGCTACAAAGCACCTGATTTACAACAGTGTGAGAAACATAAAAATGACAGCAAGCATCAGGACAATCAACAAGTACAAATTTCGTCTCAATGAAGATGTGGATGTATTCTATTAACCTAAAaacattctttctttcttctctttttttggcaACCGAGAACGACATTATACAAACTTACCTTTTGGATATCCGATATGCGTCTAAACTCGGATTGTTAGGCCCACGCGCATAAATTTTCTCTTCAGATAACagggtaagttgggtcaaagcccAACGCGTGGCCGCAAGGGTATTGTTCTCAGTAGAAATCGAACTCAGGACATTCCTAGTCCATACGACTTGGCCTCATGGAGATTTGCCACTAGGCCATCACCAAGTGGTTCATGACATTCTTTCCAAAAAAGgttttgatgataatgaagacaGACTTTCAACCCAAATAATGACAAGAAAATATTGTGACATGCCACTGAACATCTCTAACAATTCAAGACTCCAAAGGATATTATGTAAGACTAGCATTTTCACTAAGGGGCAGAGTGACTATGGAGTCCATAAATAAGTGATAATTGGCAATACCAAAAATAGCTATCCTAAGACCACATGTGATTCTCTCTGAATTGAATTATCAATGGCACGGGAGATCAAAAGCAAAACCTTTCATTTTATTGTAAATACCATTGAccacaaacaaatcaaaatcccGCTCAAGCGAAGGCAATTGTTGTGCAACTAGTACTCTATAATTCACAGGTGCACTAAGAACCTGAGCCCTGAGGATATAAAATCAAAAACCCAATAGGTAGGCAACTTTACCAAAATTATCGGAGACTACAGTGCACACATCATATTCAAGAAGCCGGTAAATTATCAAGGGACATAAAAGATAATATTGAcagcaaaacaaaattaaacctaATACAACTTGAAAAGGAAGAAGATACCAATTGGGGAAGTAAAGCTCTTACCATCAGAATAACTATCTGGGACTCTGACAATAGCGCCTAAAATGTTGTTCTTTGGAGCCTCCACCATATCGTCGTGAACAAGTCCATAACATGGAACTAGCACAGCAAAACTGTTGTTAGTCTCATCATCACTTTGGAATCCAGGCCCATGAGGCTCCAACCACCCAACTGAATAATCAGAATTATCAGACTCAGAATCTGAAACACATCCACCATCAGATGGCACAAGAACAACTTCATATTCCCTATCAACTTTCCTCTCTTCCCGGCTTTGCCATTTGCGCTTGATCCTCCTTGATGATGAAGCCATATTAGCCCCCCGAACCAATGGAAACTTCAAATTATCAGATTCCAACAAGCCGGAATCAAGAGAAGAATTTAAAGAAGACCCGTTGGGTACTTTGGGCTCTCGATGCTTTCCACTCCACAACCACCATGAGAGATGGTTGAATGCCACAGCCATACAATTGTAAACCAGCACTGTGAGGGTGCCTCAAAAAAGAGTGAATCAAAGCCACCAAATTTAGGCTTGAGAATTGCAACGGAGCAAGGGCAATTATTAGTATTTTCTACCTGTTAAGTAATCAACAATGAGAACCAAattcataaataataataataataatagagaaGAAGCATACATTTTTTGAATGCAATAAGAAGAATATCATATACGAGTCTAACAACCAGAAGAAACCTTTTGGTACATATTTGAAAAACTGAAGCAAAAGCTGTGGATGAAAATTGAACACGGAAATCAACTCCCCgagaaaaaaatcaatgaaaagcACTTTAATTCCCTCATTCCTCTGAACAGAAAAAGAACCAACATCTCAGTAAGCAAACTTCGCACAATTCTTTTGGCTGAGCTAACACATGTTTCTGATTATTACTATCCCGgaggaaagagagaggagaattaCAGAAAGTGATTAAGCTCAGAGTATTTTACACCATTGTACACATCCTATGAATTTGTTTGGAAAACAGACAGAGGCTTATAaataaactagttgcatgcccgcgcttcgcgcggtacATATTATGATTgtaaaatagagatgtgtgagaatttttcaatactttgttaacatgaagagcagtatagtagagttttaattgtagaaaatagagatgattgtg
Proteins encoded in this window:
- the LOC119999676 gene encoding uncharacterized protein LOC119999676, yielding MAVAFNHLSWWLWSGKHREPKVPNGSSLNSSLDSGLLESDNLKFPLVRGANMASSSRRIKRKWQSREERKVDREYEVVLVPSDGGCVSDSESDNSDYSVGWLEPHGPGFQSDDETNNSFAVLVPCYGLVHDDMVEAPKNNILGAIVRVPDSYSDERKKYMEEWLSSLQNI